From a region of the Lepus europaeus isolate LE1 chromosome 17, mLepTim1.pri, whole genome shotgun sequence genome:
- the BLOC1S2 gene encoding biogenesis of lysosome-related organelles complex 1 subunit 2 isoform X1 produces the protein MAAAAEGVPATRREEPVRDDAAVETAEEAKEPAEADITELCRDMFSKMATYLTGELTATSEDYKLLENMNKLTSLKYLEMKDIAINISRNLKDLNQKYAGLQPYLDQINVIEEQVAALEQAAYRLDAYSKKLEAKYKKLEKR, from the exons atggcggcggcggccgagggTGTCCCGGCGACCCGACGTGAGGAGCCCGTTCGAG ACGATGCCGCTGTGGAGACAGCTGAGGAAGCCAAGGAGCCCGCCGAGGCTGACATCACTGAGCTCTGCCGGGACATGTTCTCCAAAATGGCCACTTACCTGACTGGGGAGTTGACAG cTACCAGTGAAGACTACAAGctccttgaaaatatgaataaactAACCAGCTTGAAGTATCTTGAGATGAAAGATATTGCTATAAACATTAGTAGAAACTTAAAGGACTTAAACCAGAAGT ATGCTGGCCTACAGCCTTACCTGGATCAGATCAATGTAATTGAGGAGCAGGTTGCAGCTCTTGAGCAGGCGGCCTATAGGCTGGATGCGTATTCAAAAAAACTGG AAGCCAAGTACAAGAAGCTGGAGAAACGCTGA
- the BLOC1S2 gene encoding biogenesis of lysosome-related organelles complex 1 subunit 2 isoform X2, translated as MAAAAEGVPATRREEPVRATSEDYKLLENMNKLTSLKYLEMKDIAINISRNLKDLNQKYAGLQPYLDQINVIEEQVAALEQAAYRLDAYSKKLEAKYKKLEKR; from the exons atggcggcggcggccgagggTGTCCCGGCGACCCGACGTGAGGAGCCCGTTCGAG cTACCAGTGAAGACTACAAGctccttgaaaatatgaataaactAACCAGCTTGAAGTATCTTGAGATGAAAGATATTGCTATAAACATTAGTAGAAACTTAAAGGACTTAAACCAGAAGT ATGCTGGCCTACAGCCTTACCTGGATCAGATCAATGTAATTGAGGAGCAGGTTGCAGCTCTTGAGCAGGCGGCCTATAGGCTGGATGCGTATTCAAAAAAACTGG AAGCCAAGTACAAGAAGCTGGAGAAACGCTGA